From one Solanum stenotomum isolate F172 chromosome 12, ASM1918654v1, whole genome shotgun sequence genomic stretch:
- the LOC125847291 gene encoding uncharacterized protein LOC125847291 encodes MAEFQKEKYVRARDDPYFDGMRRGETEAINKGSGLDILRKVTRNDITRSASDVGNRGQKKISVKLSENDVYNNRHSPNSASKGIHEPLGRSLSVRWLAASKLNSPPVGSPRSGLKVDLPDVDESSVQSSPKSSEANGEYHSPGGLTLPAYERSYTVTKKSRTVSDIPLPPSAASFYCGNSVQMEVLGSCQGIHRLNIFLKARRDYVSAGVPSKFLHAVIGPDCCDVGSVASTIMYAFYLNETLNDDELCTVPVINMKRSDVHSHAELRWLLDSCFVDESSLIFVDEIDLSYYELYGSLKLILVNCSKLPANQEVSVLF; translated from the exons GAAAAATATGTACGTGCCAGAGATGACCCTTATTTCGATGGAATGCGAAGAGGTGAAACAGAAGCCATCAACAAAGGAAGTGGTTTAGACATCCTTAGAAAAGTCACTCGGAATGATATAACGAGGTCAGCCTCTGATGTTGGTAACCGAGGACAGAAAAAGATTAGTGTGAAATTATctgaaaatgatgtttataacaATAGACATTCTCCGAATTCAGCTTCAAAAGGAATACATGAACCTCTTGGTCGGTCATTGTCTGTAAGGTGGTTAGCAGCATCCAAATTGAATTCCCCTCCTGTGGGAAGTCCTCGGTCTGGTTTGAAAGTTGATCTGCCTGATGTAGATGAGTCTTCAGTGCAGTCTAGTCCAAAATCATCTGAAGCAAATGGAGAGTATCACTCTCCTGGTGGCTTGACTTTGCCTGCCTATGAAAGATCTTACACCGTGACCAAGAAAAGTAGAACTGTCTCCGATATTCCACTTCCTCCATCTGCAGCATCGTTCTACTGTGGAAATTCAGTGCAGATGGAAGTTCTTGGATCATGTCAAGGAATTCACAGGCTGAATATTTTTCTAAAGGCAAGAAGAGATTATGTTAGTGCAGGAGTACCATCAAAATTCTTGCATGCGGTGATTGGGCCAGACTGCTGTG ATGTTGGATCTGTTGCTTCAACCATAATGTATGCTTTTTACTTGAATGAAACATTAAATGATGACGAGTTATGCACTGTGCCTGTCATCAACATGAAAAGGTCGGATGTTCATTCTCATGCTGAGCTCAGATGGCTTCTTGATTCTTGCTTTGTTGATGAATCTTCCTTAATATTCGTTGATGAG ATTGACCTGTCCTACTATGAATTATATGGGAGTCTTAAACTTATTTTAGTCAATTGTAGCAAGCTTCCAGCTAATCAGGAGGTAAGTGTTTTGTTTTAA
- the LOC125849242 gene encoding uncharacterized protein LOC125849242: MITYCLLEQALKDAVVEIFNCREEDTPYSSVAAVTIGKEASCCTLIADKFTLTSPEILVGQWFSRLLLAGILMDTGNLTNSQTTTKDKYMTTLLINGAGRFGCNGLYEILRYKMHDAADARPGEVSRKDIKRLSKSDAADPRVGEVLEKDIKKLSKSNVADPGVGEVLQRDAKKSSKPNAADPGVREVLLKDSKKLSKSDAADPSVGEVLQKDTKKSSKSVEADHRAEEVLQKDIKKLSKSDTAEPRMEEVLRKDDINLSKSDAPDPRTGEVLRKDIKRWSKSGKPGGTGSRMGNSNIGMSSVGISIGELLTHHSTSAENIRSFQQLEKLHILLIVSGYYDAEKSFKREILVSAESAELMKSLLHFIYSYANVLPLKALRQSGLAAEMRVFEIEKIVSRKTIEKLLEEFNERTK, from the exons ATGATTACTTACTGCTTACTGGAGCAGGCATTAAAGGATGCAGTGGTTGAAATCTTCAATTGCAGAGag GAAGATACACCTTATTCTTCAGTTGCTGCTGTCACTATTGGGAAG GAGGCATCATGCTGTACACTTATTGCTGACAAGTTTACACTAACTTCACCAGAGATATTAGTGGGTCAATGGTTCAGTCGTCTTCTG CTGGCCGGTATACTCATGGATACTGGAAATTTGACAAACTCACAGACTACAACAAAGGATAAGTACATGACCACCTTATTGATAAATGGGGCAGGTCGATTTGGATGCAATGGTCTTTATGAAATTT TGAGATACAAAATGCATGATGCAGCTGATGCCAGACCAGGAGAAGTTTCTCGAAAAGATATTAAAAGATTGTCAAAATCAGATGCAGCTGACCCCAGAGTTGGAGAAGTCTTAGAAAAAGATATTAAGAAATTGTCAAAATCCAATGTAGCTGACCCCGGAGTAGGAGAAGTTTTACAAAGAGATGctaagaaatcatcaaaacccaaTGCAGCTGACCCCGGAGTACGAGAAGTTTTACTAAAAGATAGTAAGAAGTTATCAAAATCCGATGCAGCTGACCCCAGTGTAGGAGAAGTTTTACAAAAAGATACTAAGAAATCGTCAAAATCGGTTGAAGCTGATCACAGAGCAGAAGAAGTTTTACAAAAAGATATCAAAAAGTTGTCAAAGTCGGATACAGCTGAGCCCAGAATGGAAGAAGTTTTACGAAAAGATGATATAAATTTGTCAAAATCGGATGCACCCGACCCCAGAACAGGAGAAGTTTTACGGAAAGATATTAAAAGATGGTCAAAATCAG GGAAACCTGGTGGTACAGGATCAAGAATGGGGAATTCAAATATTGGAATGAGTTCAGTCGGAATATCTATAGGAGAGCTCTTAACACATCACTCTACTTCAGCTGAAAACATAAGAAGTTTCCAGC AACTAGAGAAACTTCACATCCTCTTGATCGTTTCAGGGTATTATGATGCAGAGAAGAGTTTCAAG AGAGAGATTCTAGTCTCAGCTGAATCTGCTGAGCTTATGAAAAGCCTGCTCCATTTTATCTACTCCTATGCAAATGTACTTCCACTCAAAGCTTTGCGCCAATCAG GTCTAGCTGCTGAGATGAGGGTGTTCGAGATTGAAAAAATTGTATCAAGGAAAACGATTGAGAAACTTCTGGAAGAATTCAAtgagagaacaaaataa
- the LOC125849243 gene encoding protein POLAR LOCALIZATION DURING ASYMMETRIC DIVISION AND REDISTRIBUTION-like, with protein sequence MGSRDDYCSISIITARACTEIRKRRSETCTRSFTTCISPRWIFSRWFETGERNKDAEKVNQLQCGSTRNKGKKKKDKDSLTEFDTKSSTVLENPGGEKKADSMNLGIGFGLIYLFNSTKNELNKIVEIRREMEILLHNSKMELQNQRRIRSNPSGASNLRTKISYYDSDCVEHFTYSTDIEEESEITCSHDDHPLNCKLMKGNERNSEMNQLEAELEVELERLQFHLDSDIMFKYPTQQDAEIMDEYSSGEGSHSTSFAEVYNPNCGVPAEELKRRLHELLQTRQEERIKELESALESTMQKLAEKEKEVCWWRDTAKVISQHAPSRRSLTKLG encoded by the exons ATGGGAAGTCGCGATGATTATTGCAGTATCTCCATTATCACAGCTAGGGCTTGTACtgaaattaggaaaagaagatCGGAAACCTGTACCCGGAGTTTTACTACTTGTATATCGCCGAGATGGATTTTTTCCCGGTGGTTCGAAACAGGGGAGAGAAATAAGGACGCAGAGAAAGTGAATCAGCTTCAATGTGGAAGCACCAGAAATaaggggaagaagaaaaaggataaGGATTCTCTTACGGAATTCGATACGAAATCATCTACCGTATTGGAAAATCCAG GAGGAGAAAAGAAAGCAGATTCTATGAACTTAGGCATTGGATTTGGTCTAATTTATCTGTTCAACTCTACCAAAAATGAGCTCAACAAGATCGTTGAGATTCGTCGAGAAATGGAAATCCTGCTTCATAATTCCAAGATGGAATTACAAAACCAAAGAAGAATCAGAAGTAATCCATCTGGTGCATCAAATTTAAGAACCAAAATCTCATACTACGATTCGGATTGTGTTGAACACTTTACATACTCAActgatatagaagaagaatcAGAAATCACTTGCAGCCATGATGATCACCCTTTAAACTGCAAATTGATGAAAGGAAATGAAAGGAATTCGGAAATGAACCAACTTGAAGCAGAGCTTGAAGTCGAATTAGAACGTTTGCAGTTCCATTTAGATTCAGATATTATGTTCAAATATccaacacaacaagatgcaGAG ATTATGGATGAATATAGCTCAGGTGAAGGAAGCCACAGTACAAGCTTTGCAGAAGTCTACAACCCTAACTGTGGAGTTCCTGCAGAAGAATTGAAGAGGAGGCTGCATGAGCTTCTACAGACAAGGCAAGAAGAAAGGATCAAAGAACTGGAGTCAGCTTTAGAATCCACCATGCAAAAACTtgctgaaaaagaaaaagaggtaTGTTGGTGGAGAGACACTGCTAAGGTCATTTCTCAACATGCTCCGAGTCGTCGATCACTTACTAAGTTGGGTTAA